The genomic region AAAGCTTATAACATCACTGCGAGCGTGGTGTATCCAAGCGATATTCAAACCGAGGTTGGGCAACCGAGCAGTAATGGCGATGGCAGTGTGAGCTATCAGCAGCCAATTAACGCCGACCGGATTGCCCAAGCGATTGTCCGTGGCATTCTCAAACGCCGCTTTATCATCACCGCCGATGCCCAAAGCTCATGGTTGGTGCGAGTTGGCAATTTAGCCGCGCCAATCTTAAACAGGTTCTTTGTTCGTCCTGTGAAGCGTTCACAACAGCAACCAAAGCCCCACGAAGATAACACACCACCAACAGGCTTGGTTTAAGGAGAGCATTATGCAATCGTGGTCGGATGATATTCAGCAACAAGCCGCCGTGTTTAACGCGATTGGGGCCGATTATGAGGTGATGTTTGGCAATAATCAAGATCAGCAGGATCTCAGTCAATGGTTGGCTGATCTGTTGGAGCCAAACTCGAAAGTGCTCGATTCCGGCTGTGGCACAGGTATTCCCACCGCCCAAACTTTGGCCAAAGCTGGCCATGAAGTAACCTGTCTCGAAATTTCAGCCTCAATGCTCAATTTGGCGCGGCAAAATGTACCCAACGGCCAATATGTGCTTGATAGCGTCAATCACGTTAATTTTGAGCCAGCCTCGTTTGATGCGGTTGTATCGTTTTTTGCCTTGCTGATGCTGCGCCGCAGTGATATTGAGCATGCCTTACAGCAATTCCATCATTGGCTCAAACCTGCGGGCTTGTTGCTACTCTCAATGGTTGAAGGCGATTTCGATTATATTCAAATTGTGCTCGGCGATCAGCCAGTCTTTGTGACGGCCTATCCCCAAGCCCAACTTGAAGCCTTGATCACCAAATCGGGCTTTCAAATTCTCGAAACCCGCTTGCAACATTATGTACCTCACCACGGCGCAACTCCCGAAACTCAAATTTTCATCGTGGCCCAACGCGATTAAATTCTCCCTACGCCCTAGTTCCTGCCAGTGCTCCATTAACTAAAAAGCCCCTCTCCCACCGCAGTGGGAGAGGGGTTGGGGTGAGGGGTTTACTTACTAATCAGCGGCAAATACTGCACTGAACTCGTATCATAATCATCAAGATAGGCTGCAACCCACGCTAGCGGCGAATTCCAGTTAATCGTTATTTCATTGGTTGACCACGAATCGATATGATCAACATAGCACTTCAATGCCGCACAACCAGCCAATTCAGCTTGGGCATAGGGGTCTTGAATGCTTGAATTTGGGCCACCAGCCACCACGCCTGGCGGCGTACCAGGATATTCTGGATTGATTTGCTTAGCCCAGAAACGATGGTGTGGATTGGTCAGCGCGACCGAG from Herpetosiphon gulosus harbors:
- a CDS encoding class I SAM-dependent methyltransferase produces the protein MQSWSDDIQQQAAVFNAIGADYEVMFGNNQDQQDLSQWLADLLEPNSKVLDSGCGTGIPTAQTLAKAGHEVTCLEISASMLNLARQNVPNGQYVLDSVNHVNFEPASFDAVVSFFALLMLRRSDIEHALQQFHHWLKPAGLLLLSMVEGDFDYIQIVLGDQPVFVTAYPQAQLEALITKSGFQILETRLQHYVPHHGATPETQIFIVAQRD